In Molothrus ater isolate BHLD 08-10-18 breed brown headed cowbird chromosome 7, BPBGC_Mater_1.1, whole genome shotgun sequence, one genomic interval encodes:
- the DBI gene encoding acyl-CoA-binding protein, with protein MSEAAFQKAAEEVKQLKSQPTDQEMLDIYSHYKQATVGDVNTERPGMLDFKGKAKWDAWSALKGMSKEDAMKAYIAKVEELKGKYGI; from the exons ATGAGCGAG GCCGCGTTCCAGAAGGCTGCCGAGGAGGTGAAGCAGCTGAAGTCGCAGCCCACGGACCAGGAGATGCTGGACATCTACAGCCACTACAAACAGGCCACGGTGGGCGACGTGAACACTG AGCGCCCTGGTATGCTGGACTTCAAAGGCAAAGCAAAGTGGGATGCCTGGAGTGCATTGAAAG GAATGTCCAAAGAAGATGCAATGAAAGCTTATATAGCAAAAGTGGAAGAACTAAAGGGCAAATATGGCATCTGA